From a single Larimichthys crocea isolate SSNF chromosome XIII, L_crocea_2.0, whole genome shotgun sequence genomic region:
- the serinc2 gene encoding serine incorporator 2: MGACLAISSLASCASCLCGSAPCLLSACCPSTYNSTMSRLAFSFLMLLGTLVSVIMILPGMEQHLKNIPGFCVGGSGIPGITHNLVNCDVIVGYKSVYRMCFAMACFFFFFSVIMIRVRSSKDPRAYLQNGFWFFKFLMLVGITVGAFFIPDGTFNTVWYYFGVVGSFIFIIIQLILLVDFAHSWNQSWLVRAEEGNTKCWFAALLSITILNFALAFTAIVLFYVFYTKPDDCTEHKVFISLNFIFCIIVSIVAILPKVQEAQPSSGLLQASLISLYTMYVTWSAMSNNPNRQCNPSLLSLVQPPDATPAPGPVGPTAAPTHTQWWDAQGVVGLLIFLFCTLYASIRSSNNSQVNKLMQTEEGQGLTPIEEAPVGEDGVRRAVDNEGDGVTYSYSFFHFSLFLASLYIMMTLTNWYKPDVDYHTMQSSMPAVWVKISSSWLGLALYLWTLVAPLVLPDRDFS; encoded by the exons ATGGGAGCTTGTTTAGCAATTAGTTCCCTGGCCAGCTGT GCGTCCTGTTTGTGCGGCTCAGCCCCCTGCCTCCTGTCAGCATGCTGCCCGTCAACGTACAACTCCACCATGAGTCGGCTGGCCTTCTCCTTCCTGATGCTGCTGGGGACTCTGGTGTCTGTCATTATGATTCTCCCGGGCATGGAGCAACATctgaaaaat ATTCCGGGTTTCTGTGTTGGTGGCTCAGGCATACCTGGCATAACCCATAACTTGGTGAACTGTGACGTCATTGTCGGCTACAAGTCGGTGTACCGAATGTGCTTCGCCATggcctgcttcttcttcttcttctccgtcATCATGATCCGAGTGCGCAGCAGCAAGGACCCGCGAGCCTACCTCCAAAATGG TTTCTGGTTCTTCAAGTTCCTGATGCTGGTCGGAATTACCGTGGGAGCTTTCTTCATTCCTGATGGCACCTTTAACACAG tgtGGTATTACTTTGGCGTGGTGGgctccttcatcttcatcatcatccagcTCATCCTGCTCGTGGACTTCGCCCATTCCTGGAACCAGTCCTGGCTGGTGAGGGCAGAGGAAGGAAACACCAAGTGCTGGTTTGCAG CTCTGCTGTCCATCACCATCCTCAACTTCGCCTTGGCTTTCACCGCCATCGTGCTCTTCTACGTGTTTTACACCAAACCCGACGACTGCACGGAGCACAAGGTCTTCATCAGCCTCAACTTCATTTTCTGCATCATCGTGTCCATCGTGGCCATTCTGCCCAAAGTTCAG GAGGCTCAGCCAAGCTCAGGCCTGCTCCAGGCCTCCCTCATCTCCCTCTACACCATGTACGTCACCTGGTCAGCGATGTCCAACAACCCCA ACCGGCAGTGTAACCCCAGTCTGTTGAGTCTGGTCCAGCCTCCCGATGCAACTCCAGCACCAGGACCTGTTGGTCCTACCGCAGCCCCTACACACACCCAGTGGTGGGACGCACAGGGCGTTGTGGGATTGCTCATCTTCTTGTTTTGCACTCTTTACGCCAG TATCCGCTCCTCCAACAACTCCCAGGTGAACAAGCTGATGCAGACAGAGGAAGGTCAGGGTCTTACCCCCATCGAAGAGGCCCCTGTAGGTGAGGACGGAGTCCGACGGGCCGTGGACAACGAAGGGGATGGAGTCACCTACAGCTACTCCTTCTTCCACTTCAGCCTCTTCCTGGCCTCTCTTTACATCATGATGACTCTCACCAACTGGTACAA GCCCGATGTCGACTACCACACCATGCAGAGCTCCATGCCGGCCGTGTGGGTGAAGATCAGCTCCAGCTGGCTCGGCTTGGCCCTGTATCTCTGGACCCTGGTGGCTCCGCTGGTGCTCCCCGACAGAGACTTCAGCTAA